A stretch of Triticum aestivum cultivar Chinese Spring chromosome 1D, IWGSC CS RefSeq v2.1, whole genome shotgun sequence DNA encodes these proteins:
- the LOC123180290 gene encoding acetylornithine aminotransferase, mitochondrial, which yields MNSLQSFLAVAPVKPAAAAARLPSSRRARVSACLAIPAPAPTTPAAAASARRELSAASRAVMADEAKYIVGTYKRAQVVFVAGRGCKLYDIDGREYLDMAAGIAVNALGHGDPDVDAAAADQRGRLVHASNVGYTVPQVELAKRLVEASFADRAFFANSGTEANEAAIKFARKYQRVAHPNGDAPTEFMSFTNCFHGRTIGSLALTSKVQYREPFEPVMPGSTFVEYGNLEEAKKVIQSGKIAAVFVEPVQGEGGIHSATKEFLQGLRDACDEAGALLVFDEVQCGLGRTGYLWAHEVYGVVPDIMTLAKPLANGLPIGVALVTEKVAAAINYGDHGTTFGGGPFVCHAALATLDKIQKPGFLAEVTKKGEYFKQLLKTKLSGNPHVKEIRGAGLIVGIELDVPAGPLVDACLNAGVFLLTAGKGNVVRLVPALIVSEKELEQAAEVIRECLPALEASTS from the exons ATGAACTCGCTCCAATCCTTCCTCGCCGTCGCGCCCGTCAAgccggccgcggccgccgcgaGGCTCCCGTCGTCCCGGCGGGCGCGCGTCTCCGCCTGCCTCGCGATCCCGGCGCCCGCGCCGACCACccccgcggcggcggcgtcggcgcggcgggAGCTGTCCGCGGCGAGCCGGGCCGTCATGGCGGACGAGGCCAAGTACATCGTCGGCACCTACAAGCGCGCCCAGGTCGTCTTCGTGGCGGGGCGCGGCTGCAAGCTCTACGACATCGACGGGCGCGAGTACCTCGACATGGCCGCCGGCATCGCCGTCAACGCCCTCGGCCACGGCGACCCCGACGTGGATGCCGCCGCCGCGGACCAGCGTGGACGCCTGGTCCACGCCAGCAACGTCGGCTACACCGTGCCCCAG GTGGAGCTCGCCAAGCGGCTCGTGGAGGCCTCCTTTGCTGACCGCGCCTTCTTTGCCAACTCCGGCACTGAGGCCAATGAGGCGGCCATCAAATTCGCCAGGAAGTACCAGAGGGTCGCGCACCCCAACGGTGACGCGCCTACGGAGTTCATGTCCTTCACCAACTGCTTCCATGGCCGGACCATTGGCTCGCTCGCGCTGACCAGCAAGGTGCAGTACAGGGAGCCCTTTGAACCCGTCATGCCCGGCTCAACATTTGTCGAGTATGGCAATTTGGAGGAGGCCAAGAAGGTGATACAGTCGGGGAAGATTGCTGCTGTGTTTGTCGAGCCCGTGCAGGGTGAGGGTGGGATTCACAGTGCCACCAAGGAGTTCTTGCAGGGACTGCGGGATGCTTGTGATGAGGCAGGGGCTCTCTTGGTCTTCGATGAG GTGCAATGTGGTCTGGGGCGCACAGGTTACCTCTGGGCTCATGAGGTTTATGGTGTAGTACCTGACATAATGACCTTGGCGAAGCCACTGGCAAATGGCCTTCCCATTGGCGTGGCCTTGGTCACGGAAAAGGTTGCTGCAGCCATAAACTATGGTGACCATGGAACCACATTCGGCGGAGGCCCTTTTGTGTGCCATGCTGCATTAGCCACATTGGACAAGATCCAGAAACCTGGCTTTCTAGCAGAGGTGACCAAGAAAGGAGAATATTTCAAGCAGCTGCTCAAAACTAAGCTGAGTGGAAACCCTCATGTCAAAGAGATCCGGGGGGCCGGTCTCATTGTTGGCATCGAGCTCGACGTACCGGCTGGGCCTTTGGTCGATGCATGCTTGAATGCTGGTGTCTTTTTGCTGACGGCCGGGAAAGGCAATGTGGTGAGGCTTGTGCCTGCGCTCATCGTGTCGGAGAAGGAGCTGGAGCAAGCTGCAGAGGTGATAAGGGAATGTCTACCTGCTCTTGAAGCCTCTACCTCTTAG
- the LOC123180291 gene encoding endoglucanase 14 — protein MVGSARVLLVAAVVGFLATTACGAAQRDYAAALTKSLLYFEAQRSGRLPPTQRVQWRGNSALKDGADHGVDLTGGYYDSGDNVKFGFPMAFTVTMLSWSVVEHRGRLAAAGELGHALQAVRWGADYLAKAHARPDVLYVNVGDGHSDHACWERPEDMDTPRRAYMVTAIHPGSDVAAETAAALAAASVAFTGPHGDPRYASTLLKHAKQLFQFAKNHRGLYQSSIPSARSFYSSSGDEDELLWAAVWLYIATGHQEYKAYIAGANNLGGVRQSLSWDDKFVGAQALVAKLILQGKLPNNGRHAEMRSNVESFLCNVVQHGDGRSGRLTPGGMLYLQPWSNLQDVTTAMFVLVTHADHLAAARASLQCGGVRLPPAQLVSFARSQVDYILGKNPMKMSYMVGVGKRYPLQPHHRGASLPSIRNNPGKISCGKGAQYFHRSAPNLNVIDGAIVGGPDNNDHYDDSRGNYQQGEPSTYTVAPIVGVLARLLHN, from the exons ATGGTGGGTAGCGCTAGGGTGCTGCTCGTAGCCGCCGTGGTAGGGTTTTTGGCAACTACGGCGTGCGGAGCCGCCCAGCGGGACTATGCCGCCGCGCTCACCAAGTCGCTGCTCTACTTCGAGGCGCAGCGCTCCGGCAGGCTGCCGCCGACCCAGCGCGTCCAGTGGCGCGGCAACTcggccctcaaggacggcgccgACCACGGG GTGGATCTCACCGGCGGCTACTACGACTCCGGCGACAACGTCAAGTTCGGGTTCCCCATGGCGTTCACGGTGACCATGCTCTCGTGGAGCGTGGTGGAGCACCGGGGCCGGCTGGCCGCGGCGGGGGAGCTGGGCCACGCGCTCCAGGCAGTGCGGTGGGGCGCCGACTACCTGGCCAAGGCGCATGCCCGCCCCGATGTGCTCTACGTGAACGTCGGCGACGGCCACTCAGACCACGCTTGCTGGGAGCGGCCGGAGGACATGGACACGCCCCGGAGGGCCTACATGGTGACCGCCATCCACCCGGGCTCCGACGTTGCcgcggagacggcggcggcgctggccgcgGCCTCCGTCGCGTTCACGGGGCCGCACGGCGACCCCCGGTATGCGTCGACGCTTCTGAAGCACGCGAAACAG TTGTTTCAGTTCGCCAAGAACCACCGTGGCCTCTACCAGAGCAGCATTCCATCGGCCAGAAGTTTCTACAGTAGCAGCGGCGACGAG GACGAGCTGCTGTGGGCAGCTGTATGGCTCTACATCGCCACCGGCCACCAGGAGTACAAGGCCTATATCGCCGGCGCCAACAACCTCGGCGGGGTGCGGCAGTCGTTATCCTGGGACGACAAGTTCGTCGGAGCCCAGGCACTGGTCGCCAAG CTCATCCTCCAAGGGAAGCTGCCCAACAACGGCCGCCACGCCGAGATGAGGAGCAACGTGGAGAGCTTCCTCTGCAACGTCGTTCAGCACGGTGACGGCCGCAGCGGGCGGCTCACCCCGGGCGGCATGCTCTACCTGCAGCCCTGGTCTAACCTGCAGGACGTCACGACGGCAATGTTCGTCCTCGTCACGCACGCCGAccacctggcggcggcgagggcttCCCTGCAGTGCGGCGGCGTGAGGCTGCCGCCGGCGCAGCTCGTCTCGTTCGCGCGGTCACAGGTGGACTACATCCTTGGCAAGAACCCAATGAAGATGAGCTACATGGTTGGGGTTGGAAAGAGGTACCCGTTGCAGCCGCACCACCGCGGCGCGTCGCTGCCATCCATCAGGAACAACCCAGGGAAGATCTCCTGCGGCAAGGGAGCCCAGTACTTCCACAGGTCTGCGCCTAACTTGAATGTGATCGACGGCGCCATCGTCGGAGGGCCTGACAACAACGACCATTACGACGATTCTCGGGGAAATTACCAgcaaggcgagccatcgacctaCACTGTCGCGCCCATCGTCGGAGTTCTTGCTAGGCTTCTGCATAACTGA